The Chryseolinea soli nucleotide sequence CGCCGTGCGCGATGTGTGGGCGGGCATCCAAAGTATATCACAAAGCTCGGCATTGGAAAGCTTGACCTCTCCTACCGGAAGCACATTCTTGTAGACTGAATCAAACAGCGTGATGTGCCCGATGCCGGAGCGCTGGGCCTGAAATGCGGCCAGCGTTTCGGAGACGGAATTTCCGATGGCGGAGATGATGCCGGTGCCGGCTACATGCACGGTGCCTTTCAAGGATCAGGAAGGTTTGTTGGCCCGGATGTATTCGGCGATGGTCTTCACCGATTTGAAGATCTGCGGGCCGTCTTGCGGATTGGCCAGCTTAATGTTGTAGTGTTGCTGCAGCAGCACGATCAGTTCCAGGGCGTCGATCGAATCGAGTCCTAAACCTTCCACAAAAAGCGGCTGATCGTCGCCGATATCTTCGGGTTTCAAATGCTTCAAATTCAACGCCTCGATGATCTGCTTTTTCAGATCGGCCATCAACTGTTCCATAATTCACTGATAAAGTTTTCG carries:
- a CDS encoding phosphopantetheine-binding protein yields the protein MEQLMADLKKQIIEALNLKHLKPEDIGDDQPLFVEGLGLDSIDALELIVLLQQHYNIKLANPQDGPQIFKSVKTIAEYIRANKPS